Proteins found in one Lachancea thermotolerans CBS 6340 chromosome C complete sequence genomic segment:
- the GAL80 gene encoding transcription regulator GAL80 (similar to uniprot|P04387 Saccharomyces cerevisiae YML051W GAL80 Transcriptional regulator involved in the repression of GAL genes in the absence of galactose inhibits transcriptional activation by Gal4p inhibition relieved by Gal3p or Gal1p binding), with product MNNNKRSYVSTVPKANPLRVGFIGLSAYKGWAIKSHYPAILQLPSQFQVTALLNLDIETSLATIKKLKLTKATAFSDVSSFASYDNVDMVVISVNVPELFTIVMELLENSKANPNLKYIYSEWSLGKNLKEAEAIHKAAKERGVQTIISLQGRKSPYVVRAKELVSEGCIGDINSIEIAANGGWYGYERPIKSPKYLYDAASGVSLLSIAFGHTIDILQYITASYFSEINAMIFNNIPYQVLLDEHGKKTGEKAEKTAPDHLLFQGSLSHGNVPVSCSFKGGTPVKKFSKNLVIDIHGTKGDLKLEGDAGFAEMSNLVLYFCGLKKEGSMNVSTGSSGAETMEVYHLRNYNSVVGNILRIYEAIADFHFRTNPRTKLPPKLERQGFLFEGFPTFKDALIVHQLIQRVIESSQQKTTLPTSFEAV from the coding sequence ATGAACAACAATAAAAGGTCCTATGTGTCCACTGTTCCGAAGGCGAATCCTCTCAGGGTTGGTTTTATTGGACTCTCAGCCTACAAAGGATGGGCCATAAAGTCGCATTATCCGGCAATCTTGCAGTTGCCGTCACAATTCCAAGTAACAGCATTGCTCAACTTAGATATAGAAACGTCTCTGGCCACAataaaaaaactgaagCTTACCAAGGCCACAGCGTTCAGTGACGTATCTTCGTTCGCGTCCTATGATAACGTTGATATGGTGGTGATATCTGTGAACGTCCCAGAGCTCTTCACCATTGTCAtggagcttcttgaaaactcCAAAGCCAATCCAAACCTCAAGTACATATACAGCGAGTGGAGCTTGGGGAAGAATCTCAAGGAAGCCGAAGCCATCCACAAAGCTGCAAAAGAGCGTGGGGTCCAGACCATCATTTCGTTGCAGGGGCGCAAGTCTCCTTACGTCGTTAGAGCAAAAGAGCTGGTAAGCGAGGGTTGCATCGGTGATATCAACAGCATCGAAATCGCTGCAAATGGTGGGTGGTACGGCTACGAGCGCCCAATCAAGTCTCCCAAATATCTTTACGATGCCGCAAGCGGCGTGAGCCTGCTATCTATTGCTTTCGGCCACACAATAGACATTCTGCAATACATCACCGCTTCCTACTTCTCCGAAATTAATGCTATGATATTTAACAATATACCGTACCAGGTCCTTCTCGATGAACATGGTAAGAAAACAGgcgaaaaagctgaaaagaCCGCTCCGGATCATCTTCTATTTCAGGGTTCCCTCAGCCATGGCAACGTGCCCGTGTCCTGTAGCTTCAAAGGAGGTACCCCagtgaagaagttcagcaAGAATCTAGTGATTGACATCCACGGAACCAAAGGCGACCTCAAGCTCGAGGGCGATGCTGGGTTTGCTGAGATGTCTAATTTGGTTTTGTATTTCTGTGGCCTGAAAAAGGAAGGATCAATGAACGTCTCAACTGGTTCGTCGGGCGCGGAGACTATGGAGGTATACCATCTCCGGAACTACAACTCAGTCGTGGGGAACATTCTACGCATTTATGAGGCTATTGCTGATTTCCATTTTAGAACCAATCCGCGCACGAAGCTACCACCTAAGCTGGAAAGACAAggctt
- a CDS encoding KLTH0C02772p (some similarities with uniprot|P50263 Saccharomyces cerevisiae YMR175W) → MVPQFGTGFNGDLGNTLKRDLQHGSDGPQQPTRKRLKASMGSFPGRAAPAENTREAPPLIDDAVCAIAMSARQNSSDSATSSPYVEIEDYILEGYGSALINGSYNSRLSLDNITAVNYCLYDKDLEEFDDSDNGTSDGKTLVETPESQDVDMDMDMDMNMDR, encoded by the coding sequence ATGGTACCGCAGTTTGGCACAGGATTCAACGGCGATTTGGGAAATACTCTGAAAAGGGACTTACAACATGGCAGCGACGGGCCGCAACAGCCGACCAGGAAGCGGCTAAAGGCATCGATGGGAAGTTTCCCGGGGAGAGCTGCCCCCGCGGAAAACACAAGAGAAGCGCCACCGCTGATAGACGATGCTGTGTGTGCGATAGCCATGAGTGCGCGCCAAAACTCCAGCGACTCTGCGACGTCGTCGCCGTACGTGGAAATTGAAGACTACATATTGGAGGGCTACGGGTCGGCTCTCATAAACGGCAGTTACAACAGCAGGTTGAGCCTAGACAATATCACCGCAGTCAATTACTGCCTTTACGACAAGGATCTGGAAGAATTCGACGACAGCGACAACGGGACTAGTGACGGCAAGACGCTGGTCGAAACGCCGGAGTCGCAGGATGTGGATATGGACATGGACATGGACATGAACATGGACCGCTAG
- a CDS encoding uncharacterized protein (some similarities with uniprot|P47115 Saccharomyces cerevisiae YJR056C Hypothetical ORF) — translation MDRLNSLEKSLPPERPATDQAIDKLNQQVTQEFKIAANAVTSLYRLSSERSSLSRHAGYAECLDDVLQQLESGRTAEELRQWCENRKHEIRGSAAAKTDSSAPTVVARTPAAPGTPASGVAAPLGSFASRDRRAKPNRASVAQADPERKIKKPRNWSNRSEP, via the coding sequence ATGGACCGTCTCAACTCCCTAGAAAAAAGTCTCCCACCAGAACGGCCCGCCACCGATCAGGCCATCGACAAGCTGAACCAGCAGGTTACTCAGGAGTTCAAAATAGCCGCCAACGCCGTGACGAGTCTCTACCGGCTTTCGTCGGAGCGCAGCTCTCTCAGCAGGCACGCAGGGTATGCCGAGTGTCTGGACGACGTCCTACAGCAGCTCGAGAGCGGCCGCACCGCGGAAGAGTTGCGGCAGTGGTGCGAGAATCGGAAACACGAGATTCGCGGCTCCGCGGCGGCGAAAACAGACTCGAGTGCTCCCACAGTAGTAGCAAGGACTCCCGCGGCGCCTGGCACGCCAGCTAGTGGCGTTGCCGCGCCGCTAGGCTCTTTCGCTTCCCGCGACAGGCGCGCGAAGCCGAACCGGGCGAGCGTCGCGCAAGCAGACCCCGAGCGCAAGATTAAAAAGCCCAGAAACTGGAGTAACCGGTCTGAACCCTAG
- the SUR7 gene encoding Sur7p (similar to uniprot|P54003 Saccharomyces cerevisiae YML052W SUR7 Multicopy suppressor of rvs167 mutation putative integral membrane protein), which produces MALLSVANRTVTLLFLAGNTLLLILIILSGATTSFPVKRFYWLQADTSGLGSAPSVSRWTFWGLCDYTNGNLSCNDLSPAYPISPKDNFGTTTNIPSDFISDRNTYYYLTRFSFCFFWVALAFIGVAFLLYVISWCSYSFTKVVFILSTVGALFDIAAVCLQTAASVMARNAFKDGDRDAKISATLFGIAWASVACSLYIFFGTGAAFIRRAYQSHKEYVEMQKYKEQALMYQGKQQATSEIPDAESYGINEDLEHNRATVAPETQPEAHHSGIKFFKIRRTQKAGDQESL; this is translated from the coding sequence ATGGCCCTTTTGAGCGTTGCTAACCGCACCGTGACCCTACTGTTTTTGGCAGGTAACACCCTGCTGCTGATTTTGATTATCCTTTCCGGAGCCACGACCAGCTTCCCCGTCAAACGCTTCTACTGGCTGCAGGCAGACACCAGTGGACTGGGCTCTGCGCCTTCGGTGTCCAGATGGACTTTCTGGGGTCTGTGCGACTACACCAACGGCAACCTGAGCTGCAACGACCTGTCCCCTGCATACCCAATCTCGCCCAAGGACAACTTCGGCACCACGACCAACATCCCTTCGGACTTCATCAGCGACAGAAACACCTACTACTACTTGACCagattttctttctgtttcttctggGTTGCGCTCGCTTTTATCGGCGTGGCTTTCCTGCTGTACGTGATTTCATGGTGCTCCTACTCGTTCACCAAGGTGGTGTTCATCCTCTCCACCGTTGGCGCGCTCTTCGACATCGCTGCGGTCTGCTTGCAGACTGCTGCCTCCGTGATGGCCAGAAACGCCTTCAAGGACGGTGACAGAGACGCCAAAATCAGCGCCACGCTGTTTGGTATTGCCTGGGCCAGTGTCGCGTGCTCCCTGTACATTTTCTTCGGTACCGGTGCCGCTTTCATCCGCAGAGCCTACCAGTCTCACAAGGAGTACGTTGAGATGCAGAAGTACAAGGAGCAGGCTTTGATGTACCAAGGCAAGCAGCAGGCTACCTCCGAGATCCCAGACGCCGAGTCCTACGGTATTAACGAGGACTTGGAGCACAACCGCGCCACTGTTGCTCCAGAGACTCAGCCAGAGGCCCACCACAGCGgcatcaagttcttcaagattaGAAGAACCCAGAAGGCTGGAGACCAAGAGTCATTGTAA